The region AATCAGACGATAGTCCATAGTACTTAGCATTTAAAACCTGAGCCTCAAATCTGATATTTCCTGAGTAAAGCTCACCATAAAAGCCGTATGTCAGATCTGGCTTATTAATAATAACCTTCAAAGGTGGAGGTTTTATCCTTTCAGCATAAAAAGGATACTTTATCCCGTCCTTTACGTAATATCCTGCCATTCTGTAGGGGTTATTTTTAAAAAGATACCCCTTGTATATTTCCACCGTTTCTTCATAACCTGCACCGGGATTTAATTTTCTGTAAGTATGGATTATCTCTACCTCTGAAGGATTGGAGCTGTTTACTTTTAGCTGATAATTATGAATTGTGTGATATCTGATTGTACCATCTGGTTCTAAATCATAATACTCATCTATTCCAGTGTAAGTCTTTAAATCACCATCAGTAGTAAAACTGTCAAAATTAACACCTTTAATTTCGTCAAAGCCGTCAATTATTGTCCACTGACCTTTGTAAGTTTCATCTGTTATTTCTGTTGGATGTTCTCTAAAGTCGTATTTAAAGCAGTAATTACCACCGTATGGACATTCAAGGAAGTCTTTAAACGCTAAAAAGCCGTATTTACTTCCGTCTATATCGTCTGTATAGTAGCCAGCCATCCATTTTTTGTTTTCACTGAAAAAGCTATTAAAAATTTTCCCCTGCTGATTTTCATCAGGTTTCATATCTGGATTGTTTCTGTTGAAATAGAATGTGAAGCTTCTGGTTTTATCAAGATATACATTACCGGTGTAGTTTCCGTTTACTCTAAACCCGTTGTTATTATTATCAAAGAATGTACCCACTCTATTATCTCTAAATTTAAAACTCATTGAACCGGGAATATGGTAAATATCTAATCTACCAGCAGGTTTTTTAGTGGGTTCTCCTGTTTCAGATCCAGATCCAAAGTGTATCTCCCACCTTCCTAAAATAGTAACCGTAGGTATATATCTTTGATTAAAGATTGAAGGATCTATTACACTGTTTATAACAACAGCAGAGTGAACAACCCCTTCCGTTGCCCATTTATAATCCATCAGTATGAATCCGTCGGAGTCTTCATCTGCCTCAACAGGTCTTCCCTTGAATATCTCATTCCCGTCAGAATCAAGAACAGGGTTTCCATCTTCATCCACAACTTTCTGTAAGCCCCATGAGTTTTTTACTATAAAGGCATTTTTACTGTCGTCATATCCAACGATCAACATCGCATGACCACCGCTTCTGTCCGAAGGATCATAAGGACTTTTTGGAACCCAGACTCCATTTTTGAACTCTGCCGGACTTAATGTTGTTCCAAAAACTATGACCCTTCCATCGGCCAGATTTCTTTTGTACCAGTTCAGGTCTGTAAGTTCTGAGCTGCGTGCTGTTCTTTTTTCAGCTATACCAAACATTGCATTAGCACTGTTTAAAAAAATAAAATGGTTTGAAATATCCTTTTCTACACACAGGAATCCGTATTTCTGGGGAAATTTAAACCTGTTTTTGTAATCAGATAGCTCCTTTACACCAAAAAGTTCAAAGCTGTTTGAAAAAACGCCTGACTGATAAAGATTAAAATCATTAAAGGCTTTCTGTGTATAGGAAGGATTTTTATTTCTGTAACCATTCCAGCTGTATTTTGGGTTGTCATTTTCTGATGAATCCTCTGTTGGTGATTCTGCTGTCCTTTCAAAACAGCTGTCAGAGATATAGTCATCTGTTACAGATCTGTAGTTTGGGACAACTATGTAGTATCTCAGGAGATTCGCCAAATAAGGAACCTGTGAACCTCCCCAGCTTCCCAGCATAGTCTCTGTTACTGGCAGGTCTGTATTTTTTCTGAGATGGAGCATCTTCTGAAGATGGTTTATATACTGTTCTGAGAGGTTCAGATTTAAACCGAACTGACTTTTATACATCGCCTCAACACCTGCAGCTACAGCAAAGCTCACGCAAGTTCCCCTACTACCCTGATTTTTTATACCTGTCTGTATATCTTTTAAAAAGACCTTCTCTGGAAGTTCACCTGCTATAAAGATCCCCTCTTTTTTTGAAAGTTCTTCTTCAAACTTTGATATCAGCTCGTTATATTCTATATCTTTTTTTATCTCTTCCTCTGTTAAAAGCTTAAACTCTTTACCATCAGAGGTTTTGTAAACAGGTCTTTCTGAGTCAGAAGTTTCTATATTACTATCAATTTGGGTCTGATTACCGCCACCGCCGCCACAGGAGTATATATAAACAGATATAAAAAGTATAAAAATTCTGATAACATTCTTCATGACATCCTCCGGAAGGAAGAAGAGAAAGAATCAGAGATTACAGGAGGTTATCTCTGGACTTTCTCATTAATAGCTTATTAATAATGAAATTTATATTAAGTATATTTATCTAATATTTCAATGTGATTAAAAATTTGATGAAAAAATCAATCTTTATATAAAGATTCAGCCTATCATGTTAAAATATTTAACCAAATCACTGAAAAACTGAGGTATATGTATGCCTAAAAGAACAGATATAAACAGAATACTTCTGATAGGATCAGGGCCTATCATAATAGGTCAGGCTGCTGAGTTTGATTATTCAGGAACTCAGGGAGCAAAAGCATTAAAAGAGGAAGGTTATGAGGTAATACTTGTTAACTCTAATCCTGCAACAATAATGACAGATCCCGAAGTTGCTGACAAAACATATATTGAGCCTCTTATAACACCTGTTATAGAAAAAATAATAGAAAGGGAGAGACCTGATGCACTTCTCCCAACACTTGGAGGACAGACAGCCTTAAATCTCGCTGTTGATCTTTACGAGAAAGGGATACTTGATAAATACAATGTGAAGATGATTGGAGCTAACTACGAGGCTATAAAGAAGGCTGAGGACAGGGAGCTTTTTAAAGAGGCTATGGAAAAGATCGGTCTTGAGATGCCTAAAAGTGCTGTTGTTAAATCACTTGCTGAAGCGGAAGAGATAATAGACTGGATAGGATTTCCTGTGATAATCAGGCCTTCATTTACACTTGGTGGAACCGGTGGATCTATAGCTTACAACAGGGATGAGTTTTACTACAAGGTGAAAGCAGGACTCGATGCATCCCCTGTTCACGAGGTTCTTCTTGAGGAGAGCGTTTTGGGCTGGAAAGAGTTTGAGATGGAGGTTATGAGGGATAAGAATGATAACTGTGTTATTATCTGTTCAATAGAGAATCTTGATCCAATGGGAATCCATACAGGGGACAGTATAACAATTGCTCCTGCTATGACACTTACAGATAAAGAGTACCAGATGCTGAGGGATTACTCTATAGCTGTTATAAGGGAGATAGGTGTTGAGACCGGAGGATCAAATGTTCAGTTCTCCCAAAACCCTGAAACGGGACAGTTTTATGTTATTGAGATGAATCCAAGGGTCTCAAGATCTTCAGCTTTAGCATCAAAGGCTACAGGTTTCCCGATAGCAAAGATAGCGGCGAAACTTGCTGTGGGGTATACACTTGACGAGCTTCCTAACGATATAACGAAGGAAACTCCTGCATCTTTTGAGCCTACGATAGATTATGTTGTTACAAAGATACCTAGATTTGATTTTGCAAAATTTCCTGAAGCTGATCCAACACTCACAACAATGATGAAATCTGTTGGAGAGGTTATGGCTATAGGCAGAACATTTAAAGAAAGTCTTCATAAAGCTATAAGAAGTCTTGAACTTGGAAGATACGGTTTTTATATAGGTCTTGAAAAAGAAGATGAAGAGGAGATAAGAAAGAAAGTTATAACGCCGAATGCTGACAGGCTCTGGTATATAGCTGAAGCTTTCAGAAGGGGGTACACAGTTGATGAGATCCACCAGCTCTCACATATAGACAGATGGTTCTTACACCAGATAAAAGAGATCATTGATTATGAGATATACCTGTCTGAGAAAAACCTCTCAACAGTTACGGATGAAGAACTTGAAAAGGCAAAACAGTGGGGTTTTTCAGATAAAGAACTTGCAAGACTCTTAAAGACAACAGAAGATAAGATAAGAGAGAGAAGAATGAATGTTTCTTACAAGGTTGTAGATACATGTGCAGCAGAGTTTAAAGCTTACACACCTTACTACTACTCATCCTATGAGAGACCGTTTGGTAGAGTTACAGAAGACGGGGATGTACAGATAGTCTTTGACAGTGAAAATCTTTAAAACACTTTCTCTGCCCTCCTCTTTTCCGTATATTTAAAAAATAAACCCCCAGTGGAGGGCGGTATGATCAAAAAAATCAGAAAAAGGGACGGGCGTATAGTTCCATTTAATCCTGAAAAGATAACAAATGCCATCTGGAAGGCCATGCAGGCTGTTGGTGAAAAAGATTTCTCAACAGCTGAAAAGATCTCAAAAGAGGTTGTCAGAGAACTTGAAAGAACATTGAAACCTGGTGAGATACCTGATGTTGAACAGATACAGGATATAGTTGAGAGAAAACTTATAGAAGCCGGTCTTGCAAGGGTTGCTAAAGCTTACATCCTTTACAGGCAGAAAAGGGCTGAGATAAGGAAAGAAAAACAGCAGATACTGAATAAAAAAGAGATAGATGAGGTTGATAAGAGGTTTGATATAAACGCTTTAAGGGTTCTTGCAGCAAGATATCTTAACAAAGATAGAGCAGGAAAGATAATTGAAAGTCCAAAACAGCTCTTCCAGAGGGTTGCTGTAAATACTGCGCTCCCTTCTTTACTTTATGATGAGAGGGTTTACTCAAAGAAAGAGCTTAAAAAACAGCCTGTGGAAGATTTTGATCCTGAAAGGTATGAGGGAAAATTAAAGATAGGGGATTACACGCTAAACAGATACCATCTTGAAGGTCTTAAAAGGGTTTACGACAGACTTAACAATGAGAGAAGAATGAAGATCCCTTTTTCTAAATTACTGAAGATGATTGAAAAGGGGGATTTTGAAAGCTACGGCAGAGAGATAGATCAGTACTACAGCATAATGGTTGAAAAAAAGTTTATGCCTAACACACCTGTTCTTGTAAACTTTGGAAACCCTCTCGGTATGGGGATGGCATGTTTTGTTCTTGATATGGAAGACTCTATTGAGTCTATTATGGAAACATTAAAGAGAGCAGCACTCATATTTAAAGCAGGTGGTGGTTGTGGATATAACTTCTCAAAGCTCAGACCAAAGGGAGATTTTATCAGCACAACACACGGTAAAAGCTCAGGACCTATAGCGTTTATGACACTTTATGACAAGATGACAGATGTTATAAAGCAGGGAGGGGTAAGAAGGGGAGCAAATATGGGGATTTTAAACTCAGATCATCCTGATATTGAGGAGTTTATAGTTGCAAAGAAAGGGAATGTTCAGCTTACAAACTTTAATATATCAGTTTTTTTAAAGGAAGATTTCTGGGATTACTACAGAGAAAACAAACCGTATCCCCTTATAAATCCAAGGGATGGTAAGGTATGGAAGTATGTAAACCCAAGAAACCTTTTTGATACTATAGTTTATGAAGGTTGGGAATCTGCAGAACCGGGACTCTTATTTGATGACAATATAAACAGGTACAACCCTTTCCTTGAAACCTTTGGAAGAATACAGGCAACAAACCCATGTGGAGAGGTTCTTCTTTATCCAAATGAGTCCTGTGATCTTGGGTCAATAAATCTATGGGCATTTATAAAGGAGTACTATGACGGAAATGGAAGAAAGGTTGAGGTTGACTGGGATGGTCTTGAAAAAACTGTGAGAATAGCAACAAGATTTTTAGATAACGTCCTTGATATTAACAAATACCCGTTTAAAGAGATAGAAAAGGAGACTTTGAAAAACAGGAAGATAGGACTCGGAATAATGGGGCTTGCAGACTTCCTATTTGAGCTTGAGATCCCTTATAACTCCGAAGATGGAAGAAGATGGATGGAAAGGGTGATGGAGTTTGTAAATTACTACTCAAAGGAGGAATCTATACAGCTTGCGAAGGAGAGAGGAAAGTTTCCAAGTTACAACAAAAGCTTTTACAGGAAAGGAAAACTTCCTATAAGAGGGTTTGAAGAGAAGGAAAGCTGGAATTTGGACTGGGATAAACTTATAGATAAGATAAAGAAACACGGTCTTAGAAATGCTTTCACAACAGTTATTGCTCCAACAGGCTCAATAAGTATGATAGCAGGAACTACATCAGGAATAGAGCCGATATTTGCACTTGTTTATGAGAAGAAGGTCACAGTTGGAACATTTTACTATGTTGATCCGGTTTTTGAGAAAACTATGGAAAGGGAAGGGATATTTGATGATACGCTTATAAAGGATGTATCAAAGAATGAAGGATCAATACAGGATATAAAGTATATACCTGAAAAATGGAAGAAGGTTTTTGTAACAGCTATGGATATATCAGCAGAGGATCACGTTAAGGCTCTTGCTTCTGTCCAGAAATGGACTGACTCCTCAGTATCAAAAACTATAAACTTCCCGGAGGATGCCACTGTTGAGGATATGAAAAGGGCTTACCTTCTTGCCCATTACCTTGGATGTAAGGGACTGACAGTTTACAGGTATAAATCTATAAAGGGTGTCTATGTTGCCGGAGAGGAGAAGAAGGAAGAGGCAAAGCTTACACCTATAAGGGATGTTAAGGCTAAAGGTGTTTCTATATACAAAGAGTCTGTAGTCCATGAGGAAGCAGAGATTGAGCGAGGAACAAAGGGGAAAGATATCTGTCCTGTATGTGAGACGCCACTGATAAATATAGAGGGATGTAAGAAATGTCCAGTATGTGGATGGAGTGTGTGTGAGATATGATAATCATTTTTACAGGAAATGGAAAGGGGAAAACAACAGCGGCTGTAGGAACAGGTATAAGAGCTTTGGGAGCAGGGAAAAAAGTTCTGATGGTTCAGTTTATGAAGGTTAAGGAAAGATCATCTGAGTACAATGTGATTAAGGATCTTAAAGGATTTGATATATACAGTTTCGGGAGGGAGGGTTTTTATCTCCCTGAAGAGGAGCTTAAAAAAAATCCAGATCTTTTGAAGGCAGGTGTAAAACCTTTTTCAGATATTGATTTTAAACTTGCTGAGGAAGGTATCAGTTTTGTCAGACAGAGGGCATCGGAATACGATCTGATTATACTGGATGAGATCTGTGTTGCTGTTTACTACAGATTACTGGATACCAGAAAGATTACTGATCTTTTAAAAGAGTTCAGGGATAAACATTTTATACTTACAGGAAGATACTGTCCTGGAGAGATTATTGATATGGCAGATCTTGTTACAGAGATGAAGGAAGTTAAACATTACTATAGAAAAGGAGTAAAGGCTGTTAAGGGAATTGATTTTTAGTTCAGGATTTTATTTAAAAAATCAGATAGTTTGTCCGACTCTTCTGATAATGAGTATTTCATACCGGAAAGCATCCAGTAAAGTGATGATGAGATTATAGATCCAAGAAAAAATCTTGTGGCTATCTCAGGATCAACACTTTTTTTAACCTCTCCCTTTTCAATCCCCTCTTTTATTATCTTCTGTATACTGTCCCTGTAAAAAAATATAGCATCCTTCAGTTTTTCCCTTTTATCTTCACCGAGGTGTATCTCATCTGCAAAAACTATCCTGGGAAGAACTTTAGTCCTTTCAATAAGATTCAGATGTTCTCTGTACAGTATTTTTAATTTTTCCTCTGTTGTCTTACCTTTCTCTGCAGATCTGACTATCTTTTTAAGATTTTCCTTAACCTGTTCTAAAAAGTATTTAATAAGTTCGTCCTTATTTTTGAAGTATTTGTATATTGCTGGCTGTGAAACACCAAGTCTTCTCGCAATCTCTGTTGTTGAAACCGCTGAAAAGCCACTCTCAGATATTATCTGGGATATTATGAAAAAGATCTCCTCTTTCCTTTTTTCAACAGGTTTTCTTTTGTTTTTCCCCATTTTGGCCTCTCAAATAAATAACTCTCAATTAAAAAATAAAACGATAACGGTGGAAAGGCAAGTTAAAAAGAAAAGACCCCTGAAAGGGGTCTGAAATGATTATTTATTTAGAAGTGATTTTAATTCAGGAGGTAGTTTCGCAGGGTCTGGACTG is a window of Persephonella marina EX-H1 DNA encoding:
- a CDS encoding PKD domain-containing protein; translation: MKNVIRIFILFISVYIYSCGGGGGNQTQIDSNIETSDSERPVYKTSDGKEFKLLTEEEIKKDIEYNELISKFEEELSKKEGIFIAGELPEKVFLKDIQTGIKNQGSRGTCVSFAVAAGVEAMYKSQFGLNLNLSEQYINHLQKMLHLRKNTDLPVTETMLGSWGGSQVPYLANLLRYYIVVPNYRSVTDDYISDSCFERTAESPTEDSSENDNPKYSWNGYRNKNPSYTQKAFNDFNLYQSGVFSNSFELFGVKELSDYKNRFKFPQKYGFLCVEKDISNHFIFLNSANAMFGIAEKRTARSSELTDLNWYKRNLADGRVIVFGTTLSPAEFKNGVWVPKSPYDPSDRSGGHAMLIVGYDDSKNAFIVKNSWGLQKVVDEDGNPVLDSDGNEIFKGRPVEADEDSDGFILMDYKWATEGVVHSAVVINSVIDPSIFNQRYIPTVTILGRWEIHFGSGSETGEPTKKPAGRLDIYHIPGSMSFKFRDNRVGTFFDNNNNGFRVNGNYTGNVYLDKTRSFTFYFNRNNPDMKPDENQQGKIFNSFFSENKKWMAGYYTDDIDGSKYGFLAFKDFLECPYGGNYCFKYDFREHPTEITDETYKGQWTIIDGFDEIKGVNFDSFTTDGDLKTYTGIDEYYDLEPDGTIRYHTIHNYQLKVNSSNPSEVEIIHTYRKLNPGAGYEETVEIYKGYLFKNNPYRMAGYYVKDGIKYPFYAERIKPPPLKVIINKPDLTYGFYGELYSGNIRFEAQVLNAKYYGLSSDYRILWTVRNGYDVIGEGSVIDVTLPYTDGYIEIIACLTKENQCDTFDDTYSNIFIKIVNFPPSVNITSPPGGSTFCTGQDITFRADVTDSNGEDIIDSRIQWIFGDIGEKYGRTVTGKFLNPGSYIVTVRYADQGGKIGEDQITVNIENCTDYPPSITINSPANGSYIPDPSNSYSDGTEDITISVDYTASDPEDGVINSSDITWMLYIPDIDYTIVGTYSEYEICLEPTPLGCNRYGILKQVIFERVPACVDAYLKASVFDSAGNFSEDSVLLKKRVGCNLI
- the carB gene encoding carbamoyl-phosphate synthase large subunit gives rise to the protein MPKRTDINRILLIGSGPIIIGQAAEFDYSGTQGAKALKEEGYEVILVNSNPATIMTDPEVADKTYIEPLITPVIEKIIERERPDALLPTLGGQTALNLAVDLYEKGILDKYNVKMIGANYEAIKKAEDRELFKEAMEKIGLEMPKSAVVKSLAEAEEIIDWIGFPVIIRPSFTLGGTGGSIAYNRDEFYYKVKAGLDASPVHEVLLEESVLGWKEFEMEVMRDKNDNCVIICSIENLDPMGIHTGDSITIAPAMTLTDKEYQMLRDYSIAVIREIGVETGGSNVQFSQNPETGQFYVIEMNPRVSRSSALASKATGFPIAKIAAKLAVGYTLDELPNDITKETPASFEPTIDYVVTKIPRFDFAKFPEADPTLTTMMKSVGEVMAIGRTFKESLHKAIRSLELGRYGFYIGLEKEDEEEIRKKVITPNADRLWYIAEAFRRGYTVDEIHQLSHIDRWFLHQIKEIIDYEIYLSEKNLSTVTDEELEKAKQWGFSDKELARLLKTTEDKIRERRMNVSYKVVDTCAAEFKAYTPYYYSSYERPFGRVTEDGDVQIVFDSENL
- a CDS encoding adenosylcobalamin-dependent ribonucleoside-diphosphate reductase, coding for MIKKIRKRDGRIVPFNPEKITNAIWKAMQAVGEKDFSTAEKISKEVVRELERTLKPGEIPDVEQIQDIVERKLIEAGLARVAKAYILYRQKRAEIRKEKQQILNKKEIDEVDKRFDINALRVLAARYLNKDRAGKIIESPKQLFQRVAVNTALPSLLYDERVYSKKELKKQPVEDFDPERYEGKLKIGDYTLNRYHLEGLKRVYDRLNNERRMKIPFSKLLKMIEKGDFESYGREIDQYYSIMVEKKFMPNTPVLVNFGNPLGMGMACFVLDMEDSIESIMETLKRAALIFKAGGGCGYNFSKLRPKGDFISTTHGKSSGPIAFMTLYDKMTDVIKQGGVRRGANMGILNSDHPDIEEFIVAKKGNVQLTNFNISVFLKEDFWDYYRENKPYPLINPRDGKVWKYVNPRNLFDTIVYEGWESAEPGLLFDDNINRYNPFLETFGRIQATNPCGEVLLYPNESCDLGSINLWAFIKEYYDGNGRKVEVDWDGLEKTVRIATRFLDNVLDINKYPFKEIEKETLKNRKIGLGIMGLADFLFELEIPYNSEDGRRWMERVMEFVNYYSKEESIQLAKERGKFPSYNKSFYRKGKLPIRGFEEKESWNLDWDKLIDKIKKHGLRNAFTTVIAPTGSISMIAGTTSGIEPIFALVYEKKVTVGTFYYVDPVFEKTMEREGIFDDTLIKDVSKNEGSIQDIKYIPEKWKKVFVTAMDISAEDHVKALASVQKWTDSSVSKTINFPEDATVEDMKRAYLLAHYLGCKGLTVYRYKSIKGVYVAGEEKKEEAKLTPIRDVKAKGVSIYKESVVHEEAEIERGTKGKDICPVCETPLINIEGCKKCPVCGWSVCEI
- a CDS encoding cob(I)yrinic acid a,c-diamide adenosyltransferase, giving the protein MIIIFTGNGKGKTTAAVGTGIRALGAGKKVLMVQFMKVKERSSEYNVIKDLKGFDIYSFGREGFYLPEEELKKNPDLLKAGVKPFSDIDFKLAEEGISFVRQRASEYDLIILDEICVAVYYRLLDTRKITDLLKEFRDKHFILTGRYCPGEIIDMADLVTEMKEVKHYYRKGVKAVKGIDF
- a CDS encoding TetR/AcrR family transcriptional regulator, giving the protein MGKNKRKPVEKRKEEIFFIISQIISESGFSAVSTTEIARRLGVSQPAIYKYFKNKDELIKYFLEQVKENLKKIVRSAEKGKTTEEKLKILYREHLNLIERTKVLPRIVFADEIHLGEDKREKLKDAIFFYRDSIQKIIKEGIEKGEVKKSVDPEIATRFFLGSIISSSLYWMLSGMKYSLSEESDKLSDFLNKILN